In Crassostrea angulata isolate pt1a10 chromosome 4, ASM2561291v2, whole genome shotgun sequence, one genomic interval encodes:
- the LOC128182188 gene encoding uncharacterized protein LOC128182188, translating to MKSLQEEGNLRLHKLCSNSGEVLAAFDKDDLAKDLTELDFDYDDLPIQRSLGVSWNLERDTFTFRVTVKEKPFTRRGVLSTINGLYDPLGFAMPVTIAGKLLLREAMNQPLDWDQPLPEEFRSKFQLWKNDLGSLEGVNIPRTYSMDASSDRDLFIFTDASELAIAAVAYIVTVNNSSKRHFGFVLGKTKVAPKHGHTIPRLELCAAVLGTEIYDVIMDELEVEFRQVKFFTDSKVVLGYIGNETKRFYTYVRNRVDRIRKSSSPEQWGYVPTAQNPADEPTRSISTGSLQESKWLNGPSGSFSRQAEESYQEFPLVDPDEDKEIRTLKTDLVDHVAEKTRPLSDHFEKFSTWKKDAKLTVIRVVQRDYFSKEIAAIRDKLPLPRSSTILELSPYLDDDGLLRVGGRIRESKLSMLQTNPVIIPEHHISVLIVRHFHEKISHQGRQLTEAAVRSAGFWLIGGRRFVNSCIHHCVKCRKLRGRREEQKMADLPFDRLDPAPPFTYIGIDVFGPWTIATRKTRGGEVNSKRWALLFTCLVVRAVHIELLEEMSSPSFINALRRFCAVRGEVKIIHSDQGTNFVGSTKDLNANVIRVDDRPIQRYLIDHSINWVFNPPHASHMGGAWERMIGVARRILDSLLLGVKNLTHDVLATLMAEVSSIVNDRPLTPMSYDPECPCPLTPAMLLTMKTDQTVRSFQLDDFNKKDIYKKQWRCVQYLADQFWARWRVEYLPSLQVRSKWKQESKNLQEG from the exons ATGAAGTCTCTCCAAGAAGAGGGAAATCTGAGGCTACATAAACTTTGCTCAAACTCCGGTGAAGTACTTGCTGCATTCGACAAAGATGATCTGGCGAAAGATTTAACAGAGCTGGATTTTGATTATGATGATCTCCCAATCCAGCGGAGTCTAGGAGTTTCCTGGAATCTAGAGAGAGACACTTTTACATTCCGTGTGACTGTAAAAGAAAAACCATTTACGCGACGTGGTGTGCTGTCTACCATAAACGGACTGTATGACCCCTTAGGATTTGCTATGCCTGTCACCATTGCAGGAAAGTTACTCCTTCGAGAGGCTATGAACCAGCCATTAGATTGGGACCAACCACTACCTGAGGAATTTCGCAGCAAATTCCAACTCTGGAAGAATGACCTAGGCTCATTAGAAGGAGTGAACATTCCTAGAACTTACTCGATGGATGCATCATCTGACAGGGACTTGTTTATCTTCACAGACGCTTCTGAATTGGCTATCGCTGCAGTGGCTTACATTGTCACTGTCAACAACAGCAGTAAACGTCATTTTGGATTTGTACTTGGAAAGACCAAGGTAGCTCCTAAACATGGCCATACCATCCCTCGTCTCGAGCTGTGTGCTGCTGTTCTAGGAACGGAAATTTATGACGTCATCATGGATGAACTGGAAGTAGAATTTCGTCAAGTGAAATTCTTTACTGATAGCAAGGTCGTCTTAGGTTATATTGGAAACGAGACCAAGCGGTTTTACACGTACGTCAGGAACCGTGTTGACAGGATACGGAAGTCATCAAGTCCTGAACAGTGGGGATACGTACCGACCGCACAGAATCCAGCAGATGAGCCCACAAGATCCATTTCAACTGGAAGTCTGCAAGAGAGCAAGTGGCTAAATGGTCCTAGTGGTTCATTCTCCAGACAAGCAGAGGAAAGTTACCAGGAGTTTCCATTAGTTGACCCTGACGAGGACAAGGAGATTAGAACTCTGAAAACCGATTTAGTGGATCATGTTGCAGAGAAAACCCGTCCACTGTCTGATCACTTTGAGAAGTTTTCGACGTGGAAAA AAGATGCCAAACTAACAGTCATCAGAGTAGTCCAGAGAGATTACTTCTCAAAGGAAATTGCAGCCATAAGAGATAAATTACCACTTCCGAGATCTAGCACCATCTTGGAACTCTCTCCTTACCTGGATGACGACGGACTTCTTCGTGTTGGTGGACGCATACGGGAGTCAAAACTGTCCATGCTGCAGACAAACCCTGTCATCATTCCAGAACATCACATTTCCGTCTTGATCGTCcgtcattttcatgaaaaaatcaGTCACCAAGGGCGTCAATTGACTGAAGCGGCTGTCAGAAGTGCAGGATTTTGGTTGATTGGTGGACGAAGGTTTGTGAATTCCTGTATTCATCACTGTGTGAAATGTCGAAAACTGCGAGGACGTCGTGAGGAGCAGAAGATGGCTGACCTTCCATTTGATCGTTTGGACCCAGCACCCCCATTCACTTACATTGGGATAGATGTCTTTGGTCCGTGGACAATAGCCACCCGTAAGACTCGCGGAGGAGAAGTCAACTCAAAGCGATGGGCCCTACTGTTCACTTGCCTCGTTGTGCGCGCTGTGCACATTGAACTGTTGGAGGAGATGTCGTCTCCCAGTTTCATCAATGCTCTTAGACGATTTTGTGCAGTGAGAGGGGAAGTGAAAATTATTCACTCTGATCAAGGGACAAACTTTGTTGGCTCTACTAAGGACTTGAACGCGAATGTCATCAGAGTAGACGACAGACCCATACAGAGGTACCTTATTGATCACAGCATCAACTGGGTTTTTAATCCACCTCATGCCTCACATATGGGAGGGGCATGGGAGAGAATGATAGGAGTGGCAAGACGCATACTGGATTCTCTCTTGCTGGGTGTGAAGAACCTGACGCACGACGTACTTGCGACACTTATGGCAGAAGTTTCATCTATCGTGAATGATAGACCCCTCACACCTATGTCTTACGACCCTGAATGTCCATGTCCACTTACCCCAGCAATGCTTCTTACTATGAAGACTGATCAGACAGTGAGATCATTTCAGCTGGACGACTTCAATAAGAAGGACATCTACAAGAAACAGTGGAGGTGTGTGCAGTACTTAGCAGATCAGTTTTGGGCTCGTTGGCGAGTTGAATACCTTCCATCTCTTCAAGTGCGTTCCAAGTGGAAACAAGAGTCTAAGAATCTCCAAGAGG GTTGA